The following are from one region of the Capsicum annuum cultivar UCD-10X-F1 chromosome 1, UCD10Xv1.1, whole genome shotgun sequence genome:
- the LOC107847637 gene encoding chromo domain protein LHP1: protein MKGGKRKNSSLPSDAASSAGSCSRDIRESDLAGEAVKHLEPYENAGAGEEEPLSPVAGEEEEEEDKNEESDEIPVEEGSVDGDVDGDGDAENVKPKLAEGFYEIEAVRRKRTRKGQVQYLIKWRGWPETANTWEPVKNLMSCSDVIDAFEESLKQRSTRKRKRKVGATQTQPKKKQQQQQCSPAAATYNVPAVKVRIIEEPTPSPPLNGLKATNRANSNGSDLNSKVDKVVNGNGLGLSPSLEENGEQNELNLKLSELKGVTSTNENPLEGNGLSNGFPKANGAEAYQSDRCIGAKKRKSGSVRRFKQDTTPAVMDDIQDALAGGLLATFAQEGSHNHDIVSGDLVCRNQSDGSKDAYTITELVKPIGYAASLFNDMQEDVSVTFLAKRSDGKETLVDNKFLKMNNPLLLINFYEQNLRYNPSS from the exons ATGAAAGGAGGGAAAAGAAAAAACTCAAGCCTCCCGTCGGACGCCGCCAGCTCCGCCGGCAGCTGTAGCCGTGACATCCGTGAATCGGACTTAGCCGGAGAAGCTGTTAAACATCTCGAACCTTATGAAAACGCCGGCGCCGGCGAGGAGGAGCCTCTGTCTCCGGTGGCcggagaagaagaggaagaggaagataAGAATGAAGAGTCTGATGAGATTCCGGTTGAAGAAGGAAGTGTGGATGGCGATGTGGATGGTGATGGTGATGCTGAGAATGTAAAACCTAAACTTGCTGAAGGTTTTTACGAAATTGAAGCTGTTAGGAGAAAGAGAACTAGAAAG GGTCAAGTTCAGTATCTGATAAAATG GCGTGGCTGGCCGGAGACGGCAAATACATGGGAACCTGTGAAAAATCTGATGTCCTGTTCTGATGTTATTGATGCGTTTGAAGAGAg cttgaaaCAACGATCAACACGCAAGCGTAAGCGGAAGGTAGGGGCTACACAAACTCAACCCAAGAAAAAGCAACAGCAGCAGCAATGTTCACCTGCAGCTGCTACATATAATGTGCCAGCAGTGAAGGTTAGAATAATTGAGGAGCCTACACCCTCACCTCCTTTGAATGGTTTGAAGGCTACGAATCGTGCGAACAGTAATGGTAGTGACTTGAACAGCAAAGTAGACAAAGTGGTGAATGGAAATGGTTTGGGATTGAGTCCCTCTTTAGAAGAAAATGGAGAACAAAATGAGTTGAATTTGAAGCTGAGTGAATTAAAAGGAGTAACGTCAACCAATGAGAACCCTCTGGAGGGTAATGGTCTGTCTAATGGATTTCCAAAGGCTAATGGTGCAGAAGCCTATCAATCTGATCGTTGCATTGGAGCTAAAAAGAGGAAATCTGGCTCAGTTCGGAGATTTAAACAGGATACTACCCCAGCTGTGATGGATGATATCCAAGATGCTTTAGCAGGTGGTCTGTTGGCTACTTTTGCGCAGGAAGGAAGTCATAATCATGACATTGTGAGCGGCGACTTGGTTTGTAGAAACCAGTCTGATGGTTCCAAAGATGCGTATACCATCACGGAACTTGTCAAGCCTATCGGCTATGCAGCATCCTTATTCAATGATATGCAGGAGGATGTCTCAGTAACCTTTCTTGCCAAGAG GTCAGATGGAAAGGAAACCCTGGTGGATAACAAATTTCTGAAGATGAATAATCCACTTCTG
- the LOC107848139 gene encoding RNA polymerase sigma factor sigB: MSYLLPQLQSLPDTFVLSAKIQHHNTIHLSKGRDHIHLRTQCVLSSASAVTSTTTSNVLGIEKLQLPSIEILSNSVAAERSWIPPSTATNTVPDIQKLKLLSLEDDPDSVAPDGPWTYIGAVGPHTEANSKPALAIENSLASEEAIVAAAAAEAVALAKAALKGAQDAVMLVGHNNLKDFDNVGRGTLSEARIAPFESVHLTLPGETRRVDVGAELKGGEIKWSGSRLFEDFLTDSDDLEPSPEELKILQSQLSNVIAVKSNRQTERKARRARAVERAAANVVSLKSGSTSRKKRASVQDVDYTDPLHYLKGATCSSKLLTASEEQVLSRGIQDLLKLEKLQVELAERCGGQPTFSQWAAAAGVDQKTLRKRLDYGILCKDKMIKSNVRLVISIAKNYQGVGMNLQDLVQEGCRGLVRGAEKFDASKGFKFSTYAHWWIKQSVRKSLSDQSRMIRLPFHMVDATYRVKEARKRLFTENGRHPNDEEVAEATGLSMKRLSAVMLTPKAPRSLDQKIWFNETLKPSEVLADPEAETSEEILTKQFIRQDLEKVLNTLNPREKQVVKWRFGLVDGRAKTLQEIGELMGVSRERIRQIESCAFRKLKSKKRTKILQQYVA, translated from the exons ATGTCTTATTTATTGCCACAATTGCAGAGCTTGCCTGATACTTTTGTACTTTCTGCCAAAATTCAACACCACAACACCATCCACCTTT CAAAAGGTAGAGACCATATTCATTTGAGGACACAATGCGTCCTATCCAGTGCATCTGCagtaacatcaacaacaacatctaaTGTACTTGGCATTGAAAAGCTACAGTTACCATCTATTGAAATCCTCTCAAATTCAGTCGCAGCAGAGAGATCATGGATTCCACCATCAACTGCCACAAACACAGTACCTGATATACAGAAGCTAAAGTTGTTGTCCTTGGAGGATGACCCAGATTCAGTTGCCCCAGATGGGCCATGGACATACATTGGGGCAGTTGGTCCACATACAGAG GCGAACAGTAAACCTGCTTTAGCTATAGAAAATTCTCTTGCTAGTGAGGAAGCTATTGTAGCTGCTGCAGCCGCTGAAGCAGTTGCTTTGGCAAAGGCTGCATTGAAGGGCGCACAAGATGCTGTAATGTTGGTCGGCCATAACAATTTAAAGGACTTCGATAATGTTGGCAGAGGTACTCTATCAGAAGCTAGGATTGCTCCATTTGAGAGTGTCCATCTGACTCTACCTGGTGAGACAAGGAGAGTTGATGTTGGTGCGGAATTAAAGGGAGGTGAGATAAAGTGGAGTGGAAGTCGTTTATTTGAGGACTTCCTTACAGATTCTGATGACTTGGAGCCATCACCTGAAGAACTGAAAATTCTTCAGTCACAGCTGTCAAATGTCATAGCTGTAAAATCGAACCGTCAAACTGAGCGGAAGGCCAGAAGAGCTAGGGCAGTAGAGAGGGCTGCGGCCAATGTTGTGTCTCTGAAGTCTGGTTCTACTAGTCGAAAGAAGCGTGCTTCAGTACAAGATGTTGATTACACGGATCCACTGCATTACTTGAAAGGAGCTACATGTAGTTCTAAGCTACTGACTGCATCTGAAGAACAGGTGTTATCGAGAGGAATACAG GACCTGTTGAAGTTGGAAAAACTTCAGGTGGAGCTTGCAGAGCGTTGCGGAGGTCAGCCCACTTTTTCCCAATGGGCTGCTGCAGCCGGAGTTGACCAGAAAACCCTAAGGAAGCGTTTGGACTATGGCATTCTTTGTAAAGATAAAATGATTAAGAGCAACGTGAGGCTCGTTATTTCTATTGCCAAAAATTATCAAGGAGTAGGGATGAATCTTCAAGATCTGGTTCAG GAAGGATGCCGGGGCCTTGTAAGAGGAGCGGAAAAATTTGATGCTTCGAAAGGTTTTAAATTCTCAACTTATGCTCACTGGTGGATTAAGCAGTCTGTTAGGAAATCCCTCTCTGATCAGTCCAGGATGATTCGGTTGCCA TTTCACATGGTTGACGCTACATATAGAGTTAAGGAAGCAAGAAAGAGATTGTTTACTGAAAATGGTAGACATCCCAACGATGAGGAAGTAGCTGAAGCAACAGGGTTGTCAATGAAGAGACTTTCTGCTGTGATGTTAACTCCTAAAGCTCCAAGATCACTTGACCAGAAAATCTGGTTCAATGAAACCCTCAAACCTTCG GAAGTGCTTGCAGACCCCGAAGCAGAAACGTCAGAAGAAATACTGACCAAGCAGTTCATAAGACAGGACCTGGAGAAGGTATTAAACACCTTAAATCCAAGGGAAAAGCAGGTTGTTAAATGGCGATTTGGACTAGTGGATGGCAGGGCAAAGACTTTACAAGAGATTGGTGAGTTAATGGGCGTTAGCCGGGAGAGAATACGCcaaatagagtcttgtgcattcCGTAAGTTGAAGAGCAAGAAAAGAACAAAGATTTTGCAGCAATATGTTGCTTAA